A genomic region of Gossypium hirsutum isolate 1008001.06 chromosome D01, Gossypium_hirsutum_v2.1, whole genome shotgun sequence contains the following coding sequences:
- the LOC107939179 gene encoding uncharacterized protein, with the protein MLPSFHLLASPSLLSLPPLHNPSYSPLFLLRKPTFLSAHSKPHLGPFLAHAQGPITTIAETQEEEEGPFELPPSSTSTSIFATNDDPTPLQTATSVLLTGAIGVFLFRSLRRRAKRAKELRLRSSDTKKSLKEEALDNLKAISSASIDTKSSTPSAVQALLGSIAAGVITLILYKFTTTIEASLNRQTVSDNFSVRQITITIRTIVNGLCYLATFVFGINSLGLFLYSGQLALNSFMDGSSSKENESKSQENVGSVKEDVAEGMELTSRREDQSPDDKQ; encoded by the exons ATGCTTCCATCGTTTCATCTCCTTGCCTCCCCTTCCCTTCTCTCCCTTCCTCCTCTTCACAACCCGTCTTATTCCCCTCTCTTCCTTCTCCGAAAGCCCACTTTTTTGTCTGCCCACTCCAAACCCCACCTTGGGCCATTCTTAGCTCATGCTCAAGGACCCATCACCACCATAGCAGAAACCCAAGAGGAAGAAGAGGGACCTTTTGAGCTACCACCATCTTCTACTTCTACTTCAATCTTCGCTACAAATGATGACCCCACTCCTCTCCAAACTGCCACCAGTGTTTTGCTTACTGGTGCCATTGGGGTCTTCCTGTTTCGTTCCCTTAGACGCCGTGCTAAGCGTGCTAAAGAGCTG AGATTGAGGTCATCAGATACAAAGAAATCATTGAAGGAAGAGGCACTAGATAACTTGAAAGCAATTAGTTCAGCTTCAATCGACACCAAGTCATCAACACCCTCAGCAGTTCAAGCATTGTTGGGAAGCATAGCTGCGGGTGTCATTACTCTTATTCTTTATAAGTTCACCACTACTATTGAGGCATCTCTTAATCGCCAAACAGTTTCGGATAATTTCTCG GTTCGACAAATAACAATTACTATCAG GACTATTGTGAATGGATTGTGCTACCTTGCCACATTTGTTTTCGGCATCAATTCTCTAGGCTTATTCCTTTATTCAGGTCAGCTTGCCTTAAATTCCTTCATGGATGGCTCCTCTAGTAAAGAAAATGAGAGTAAAAGTCAGGAGAATGTAGGCTCAGTGAAAGAAGATGTTGCAGAAGGGATGGAATTGACCAGTAGAAGGGAGGATCAGAGTCCTGATGATAAACAATAA